The genomic segment ATTATACTGTAACCACGTGTAAAGCGCAtgacctcccttgaggtttaccTTGCTTAGGTACCAAAAACTGCACTTACTATCTTGGTGACACGATTACGATGATAACTTTGAAAAGAATACTTATACCCAAATTTGCAAAAATCGAAAAGCcaataaaagagagaaaataataattaagaTCAATGAtgattgaaataatttttttgaaaccatTGTAAGcgataaaatttcaagtctgcaaacaaaaacaagaaatatacACGACAAATGTGTAatataaatttaagaaaatatgtgAGTACAATCTCTGGGGTTTTGTCGAACTTGTAGAGAGTTTTCTTCGATTCTCCTCCTCGAATGCTAATCCAAGGGCTTCGtagcttgttcttggatccaccaccgattccttcaaatcttgatatggaagatttgaagaactttaGAAGATATTTGGAGGCTCAACCCTTGATATAAGGGGGACTTGGAGAGCTTGAAGATCCAGGCCTTTGTAGCTTGGAGCTCCAATGCTTTGAGTGTATGAGATGCCTCTTGGTGTCTCTGTGTCTCTGTCTGTGTGTCCTTGATTTGGTAGagagacctctatttatagttgTAACAAGAGGTAGAGGTTGAAAGCATGGATACCACTCTACTTGCCTTGCAAGACGTacagtcatattaggactgtgccggctaaatattatctctttattttatatttgctaataaagagataataccAATAAGTAACTCCTTGATTGGTTGAACTTGTAGGGACACATGACGTAGCGCCATTTGATTTGACATGCTATTGTAATATATAAGAAGTATATATGGATTAAACGactctaaatattatctcttttaACAAGAAATAAATACTTAGGTATTTATCCAATAGACATGTAACATGATATGATTTAGTTGGTGTAGATATCCCAGCAATTTGCGTTGATTTTGAGCACCTCAACTTGACACGTGGCAAAGTATAATTGGCCATTCAAGAACCAATTTTCCAAGTGTACGTGACATATGGCAATATCcgattggataaaaataagtcaccaaaaataatttatagaccaatgataattttaacaattaattaaaatttcattgtcTACAAATGCTCCCTCGAAATTTGTtcacgaaaaaaaaaattaaagcaagCTTTGAGTGAACGAGTttcgatttctttctttttcttcttggcTTAATTCGGTTGTCCTATTAATCTCCAACTCACGCCCACTAATGTATGAAGCTCCACAGCTCTTAATTGATAACATAGAATGATGATTGCATGCTCCAGTGATTTCAATTTTCCCGAGGCCGAATCAATTTACGTAGTAGCTTCACATTTGCTATCTTAGACCAATTCCATACTTTTGTGGTACTTAATCATTGATGGGCTAACCAATTAACTTCCCCACTGAACACATTCGAAACCCGAGGAACCGTTTGACACAATTATTCAGAAACCCAACTCGCAGAGGAAGTTTATTGCAAAAACAATTCTTCTCCAAAGTCCTTTTGAGTCGGAACTGTACGTCCCTTTCTTTCTCCTTGTCCCACTGTACTAAACAGGAAGAAACCAATTTCTTTTGTGAGTCAACTCTCTCGGCTTTGACATATTAACTTGCTGAGCCGCAAATAACGAGCCCTTTGTCACCTCAAATTGAAACACCTTTTACCAGAATCCTCCTTGAATATGGACCGCATATCTGCTATATATACCCGATGGTTTGAGGCATTAATTTACCCACACTCCAAAGGCGAACCGCCTCTTTTTTTTCTGCTAGTGTTATCAGGCTACTGCTCGTTCCTCGTGACTTGTTTCTACTGCATTGACCTCGTGCAAGCCACCTGCAAAATCTGGTCTCTGCCTCTACCACAATTTTGAAGGTAATTACCTCCAATTCTTGCTCATAAATATTCGTACCCTTTCATATTGATGGcacccctttttcttgcttcAGAGTAGGAATATTTGACGGCTGATTCTACCAAGTTGATGCCACCTGCTATTCATATCCTGCcgatacctttttttttttttttccaaccacCAGGATAACACCAACTATGATATTTGAgccttttttgttttgtattttttgttttGCTCATTTACTAGGGtaataccaaatatgatatttgaACCCCCCTTTTGTTCTTAACACTAAatatgatatttgagcaaaagtttttttttgttgcccTAACCCATGTCAATATCTCAACTTTACTAACTTGCTCTTTTGTAGATACCCCATCTCGTGCCTGAAAAGGAGCTTGAAACAATTTCGGGGATTTGAAGAGAGCCACCGATTAGGTAATTTAATTACCgaaattttgtaagaaattCCCTTCATCGTCTAatactttctttttcaaaattccagcAACCATGCAGATTAAGGACTACGCCGTACCACTGCCGTACATTTCACTGACGGATGAACGGGGAGGAACTCAATCAAAGAGCCTGTCATTACACGTTTACAAATCGGCAATCGGCCCGCTCGCTGAATCCTTCATACCCCTCTAAGGATATTTTCATCTAAAAAATTGGACTAGCAAGTGGACTAAGAAAGTGGTGGCACCGTCGACTTTCTCCACTACGTCGAGGGAAGAGGAAGTGGTTGTATTAAACTCGTCACTCCACAATGGAGACTcagaaatagccaaattcacaCTTCCGTTCGTGGGATTCAATATTGACAAAACTTTATGGAAGATCCCTTCATCCTTCTTTGGTGAGGCGTGCTTTACCTCCTATTATTGGGAGTAGGTCGAGGACATTCTTGGAAGGTATAAAGAGGTACTCACACGCGCTGGCATATTTGAAGCTGTCTACGCGTCAAGATATTCCTACGACCGCTGTGAAAATATCTTGCGAgccttcttcaaatattggtgtcTCTCGACAAACACACTTCATACGCCCGTTGGGGAGTTGTCCATCACACTTTGGGACCTTTATCGATTTGGCGGCCTTTCGATCGATGGCTCGTTCTTTGATGAAGTTGTTCCCTCGGCGCAGGAGCTTCTTACTCGTGACAAAGAGGGGAAGCCACTTCTCCCTGAGAGCTGCAGGCACCTCTTTTCCGCTTACTACCACCTTTGGACGAATGATCAAGGTGTATGGATGAAAGACTGGATCCGTTTCTGGTTCAAAGGAGATGCTAGGTATAGGGCTCCTCCGAATAGAGCGAATAGAAGGAAGACCACATCTAAATAAAAAATGACTTACAACCCTTCTGGAAGCGTGGAGCCTTACGACCTTGCCGATACGAATAACTTCAATGTCCCTTTTGACACCCTGGGTATCCCAGGGTCTCTAAGAAAGGAAACCTATATTGCAGCATTCATAGCGTGTTGGATTTACAAGTTCCTTTTGCCAAGCAAAAAGGTCGACCGTATTCGCCCAAATGTCTTCAAGGTTGCATGCTTAATGGCTACAGGGAAAAGATTTTGTCTTGCAATTCCCGTCCTTGCGAGCATATATCATGGGTTGAGGGAAATCGTCCACGCCCCTAACCTTGGAGAATGTGGGGTAACTTTTCCAATCCATTACGTCTATGCTTGGATTGACCAATACTTCGATGTATATTACGAAAATCATCAAGTGAGTAGCCACCACGCGCGCATGACAAGATTTAGTGGTGAGAAAATGGCAATATTTTATGGCCAATTGGAAGCTGAGGAAATCTTTAAAGAAACGAATCCTTTGATGCTTCCTAAATTGTGCTGGACTGAGAATGAAGAAAAGGCGTTGATCGATGATGGATCCTTATCATCAAGACTCACGAGCTACTTCATTAGTCAACGCTCTTTCCATTTAACTCTACGTAAGGACAATACTTtcattattaaaaaatataatcctTGCAGGTTCAACAAACAATTCGGTTTCTGTCAGGACATCCCCAACAACTTGAAGGAGAtcactcacacttatactttggGTGAGGCTATTCAACTATGGGATTCTTCAGTTCGCACGCAGACGCGATCTTGGATGACTATACCCACACACAGGAAGTATCCATTGATCACAAAAGACTATGATGCCTGGTGGTCGACTCAGTCAAATAGTGTCTCTTCAACTCCCTTAAAATTTACCGTTAAGATCCCTCGGCAATCGTCGAAGAAGGGTAAGGTTACCTCCGCCAACGAGTCAGTGCATCCTAATGGAGTTATAGAGATTGTAACGGGTCTTACCTCATCCACCTTGCGGAAGAACAAAACCATTAGCAGCCCCTTGGAAAACATTGTTACAAGAAATAAGTCTTCCAAGGACTCTCGACAGGCCATCAAAGAGGCGCAACCAGTGATTTCAGCAAAGAAGATGCCGCCCAAGGTCTCAAAATCTTTATCGATGACTCGCACAGAAGAAGATGTCGAAATCGAAACGGTGGACGATCGTGACTCTATCAAGGCCATAGAAAAGGAAGAGACTCAAATTCAGGGCATCGGATCTATCCAAGAAGGAGCCCATTCGTTGGCGAGCGGCAGTGGTAGCCAAGACCGTCATTGGAACCGATCGAAGAAGAGGACATCTTTTGATTTGGAGGAAGTTTCCTTTTCACCACCGTCGGTTGGAGTGTCACCACTTAAGATAATCatatcttcctttttttttaaacgcttataacatttttttttcagcccCCACTTCTTGAACTCCTCCAAGAAGATGTTGGTACCAACTCACCAATTGAGCTTTAGACTGATGCTATAATTTCAAACAAGAAAGGTGACGAAATCGTTATCAGCATCCCAAAACAACTTGCCCCCAGTGGCGGTGCTTTGTTAAAGAAGGAGCTGACTAGTTTGCATGAAATCCGAAAAAAACCTAAGGTAGCATTGGTTTCAgaatttcatggtcaaaaaatGATCCAGGCGCATCGAAGAAAGTACTTGCAAAGTTTGTGGATGGATTTTTGCGGACAGATTCTTGACACTCCAATTGAGCAGATCTCTTCTTTAAAAGAGTGTGCAGATGAAATCATTGCGGAAATCACAAGAACGGATCTTACCAATAGTCTCCCTTTAAAAAACCACTTGATAGAATTGTTTGCCAAGGCGGAGGCATATGATCTTTTGGCATCTTCATCGTGGGAAAGGATGAGCAAAAAAACACACGCGAAACTCCTTTCCAAAGCGACCATCCAACTCGGGAGAGTTAAGGCAAAGGAAGAAGAACTAACGTGCCATTTGCAAAGTTTTGAAGAAAAGTTGCAGTCCATTGAAGATAGGAAGAAAATTTTGCAACAGGAACTTATTGATTTGGAGAAACAAAGAATGGAAATCAACTCAACCATCGATCAAAAGCATGAGACCATCAACGAGGTCCAGACCGAGATAAGACAAGCACATGATGAACTCTCTTCTATTGAAAATACCAGCATCTTGACTGATGACGCAGTGAAGGAACTTGAAGACATGAAGTCTGCACTTGAATCATGCAAAATAGCTGTAGTGGATTATAAATTTGACATTTAGACTTTTTACCATGTCCTTTTCCTGAatttgttccatttttttttcatgtaatgaaaattaaattttttttttgaataaaatgcTTTCCGTTCCTtatctctcatttttttttccttaaagatACAAGAACTCGAATGGAGCATTTtatttaaatctttttttttggaaagataaaattcttcttttttttgtaaGGAACAAGGATTTGATTTGGAGTGGTGTAACTGAACTTAGAAGTTACCCTCTAagctgcctacgtatcccaacaAGGGAATTAAGTCACACGTAGTTCCTGCCGTTCACATTTTAACCTCATGCTGGCCAGGAGTATCTATTTGTTTACCACCTTAAACTTGGTGGAGTGTTTCAGCAGTTTAACCACATACTACACTATTGGTGGTTGTCATCCACAATTTTAGCTCATGCGGGTCAGGAGCATCGCGCGGTTCCGATTACGCATAGTACCTTTTTAGGTATTGCCATTGATGGGGCCAACCCTTAATCCATCTTCAGCAACCAACTTGTATGAGCCATTTGTATATACTTCTCGAACGAAATATGAACCATCCCATTTAAGAGTAAACTTTCTTTGTCCGTCATGAGTGAGAATGATTGGTCTCCGAACGACGAGCACTAACTCTCCAATTTGAAAAGAGCGGGGTCGAACGTGCTTATTGAATGCCTTTGAAAGGCGAGCCTGATAGCACTCAATCCGTTGCTGAGCTTCCAATCTCTTTTCGTCGAGCGCTTCTAACTCCTCAAGGCGAAGACGAACATTATCTTCTTCGTTGAGCCCCTCTTGAATTGCAATTCTTAGCGAAGGTATTTGACACTCAAGTGGAAGAACAGTTTCAACACCGTAAACAAACGCGTAAGGGGTTGCTTGTGTGGGAGTTCGAAAAGTAGTTCTGTATGCCCAAAGCGCTTCTCCAATTCGAAAATGTCAATCCCTTTTCGATTTATCCACGATTTTCTTCAACAGATTACATAAGGTCTTGTTGAATGTTTCAGCGAGTCCATTTGCGGCAGCGTAATACATGGACGAATTGTACtgtttgaaatgaaacttttcaCAAAGTTTGCTCATTGTTACATTGCAAAAAGGCATACCATTATCGGTGATGACATAACGCGGGACCCCATATCTATAAATGATGTGCGAGCGGATAAAATCTATTACATTCTCCTTTTTGACCTCTCTTAGAGGAACCGCTTCGGCCCACTTTGAGAAATAATCTGTTGCCGCCAAAATGAAAATGTGCCCTCCAGAAGACTTTGGAAGTGGTCCAACTATATCCAAACCCTAAGCATCGAACGGCCAAGAAGCTATAGTTGGATGCAATGGTTCAGGAGGTTGACGGATGAAATTGCCATGAAATTGACGAGCTTGACATCTTTTAACAAATCAATACAGTCGTTTACCATCGTTGGCCAGTAGTATCCCATTCTTTTAATACGAAAGTGTAATTTCGGGCCAAATTGGTGAGCACCACATATCCCAGAGTGAGCCTCCTCCATTGCTTGCATGGTCTCATCTTCTCCAAAACATCGTAGAAACACCCCATTGAATGATCTTCGGTAAAGCGTCCATTTGTAGTAAATGAAACGTGGCGCTCGACGACGTATATCGACCCTTTTCTTAGGATCTTCTGATAACTTTCCATGATTAAGGTAATTAATGATGAGGTGACGCCAATCCTCCTTTTCGATCTCAtggacaaaaatatgataagCATTTTCTTCCTCACCACCATCCTGTTCATCAAACATTGGAGGTATGACCCAATTTTGACATATTGAAATTTGATTTCGATGAGGAGGTAGAGTGATCATGGACGCCACCATTGCCAAAGAGTCAGTTTGTTGGTTAAAATTTCTAGGGATATGTTCTATAGTGACATTATCTAAATATCCCATGAGTTGCCTTGCATACTTAAAATAAGGGATCAATTCAGGTTTCTTGACATCATAAATATCAAGAAGTTGATTTACCACTAATTTTGAATCACCATAGACTCTAAGATGCAATTGTTTCATGTCAACAGCCGTTTCAAGACCGAGAATTAATGCCTGATATTCGGCCACATTGTTTGAATACCGACGTGTTAAAGTGAAAGAGTATGGCAACATATCTGATTCAGTAGTATAAAATATAACTCCTGCACCAACTCCGTCACGGTGCGCGGCTCCATCGAAATACATCGACCATGGGGATTCGATCATAAACACTTCCTCATCGGGGAGTTCATCAGTCAACTCCCACTCGGCAGGTATGGGATGATCGGCTAAAAAGTCCGCCAATATTTGTCCTTTGACAGCCTTCGCAGGtacataaataatttca from the Coffea arabica cultivar ET-39 chromosome 11e, Coffea Arabica ET-39 HiFi, whole genome shotgun sequence genome contains:
- the LOC113718105 gene encoding uncharacterized protein, which translates into the protein MSFDLKNAGATYQRAMQKIFDDMLHRNVECYVDDLVVKSKKREHHIQDLRKVFQRLRRYQLKMNPLKCVFGVTSGKFLSFIVHQRGIEVDRSKIDAIVNMPEPRNIHELKSLQGKLTYIRRKIIDSLYFRSRTVGWALLAQENNEGKENARYYLSWMMTSNELNYSPIEKLCFALIFVIQKLKHYFQAHTIRLISKSNPIKYVMAKPVLSDQLARWYLQFQQFEIIYVPAKAVKGQILADFLADHPIPAEWELTDELPDEEVFMIESPWSMYFDGAAHRDGVGAGVIFYTTESDMLPYSFTLTRRYSNNVAEYQALILGLETAVDMKQLHLRVYGDSKLVVNQLLDIYDVKKPELIPYFKYARQLMGYLDNVTIEHIPRNFNQQTDSLAMVASMITLPPHRNQISICQNWVIPPMFDEQDGGEEENAYHIFVHEIEKEDWRHLIINYLNHGKLSEDPKKRVDIRRRAPRFIYYKWTLYRRSFNGVFLRCFGEDETMQAMEEAHSGICGAHQFGPKLHFRIKRMGYYWPTMCQIPSLRIAIQEGLNEEDNVRLRLEELEALDEKRLEAQQRIECYQARLSKAFNKHVRPRSFQIGELVLVVRRPIILTHDGQRKFTLKWDGSYFVREVYTNGSYKLVAEDGLRVGPINGNT